One Vibrio quintilis DNA segment encodes these proteins:
- a CDS encoding ATP-binding protein codes for MRHFALHLIGKWKLILFAFIYTVSCTFFVSYIYDQTKKSIDEEINTRLYSGALMAVAILGDHFHDHLVDKFSRTKEQDWQNIQSLTHFSHKLKLAHIYTVIERNGMPVLTSSSASEKELESNKYVRFFDSYRDASPELLQALHEKRVIITNYTDRWGDFRAVFVPVSSADGTAYIAGAEVSLADYYSHLHGQILHLAGFSIFLFIDFSIFLVIYISYSIYLSYSRSRAAVLEAQQESAEAANQAKSRFVAVMSHELRTPLNGVIGATELLTGTQLNSAQQEYLHVIHSGSKSLLSIVNELLDLSKIEAGQESLEADNFALEPFLQLILSQIQPQLSSPDIQLTYHLSEHVPGFIRADEDKLRRILLNLCSNAAKYTEQGQIHVEIVAELTKNEEQLKLGFRIQDTGIGMSSEEVEQLFQPFTRIRSYHQKKQIQGTGLGLTISRHLVQMMGGDITVESRSGVGSLFSFDVYVQSVDFLARQISGDCHDTFSAAQAPQLRALVVDDSEVNQYVARKMLEKAGHLAETSGDCDEVLQLVQMKAYDVILMDINIDGEMTGTDLTNRIRQMPNISQPYISAYTANAYAQDIRKYYESGMDDVLIKPIQLKSLRELLLRVQKSSEDKDSVAADNF; via the coding sequence ATGCGTCATTTTGCCTTACATTTAATAGGAAAATGGAAATTAATTCTGTTCGCGTTTATTTATACAGTTTCTTGTACTTTTTTTGTCAGTTATATATATGACCAAACTAAGAAATCTATCGATGAAGAGATAAATACCCGTCTTTACAGTGGTGCTTTGATGGCTGTTGCGATACTTGGTGATCATTTTCATGATCATTTGGTGGATAAATTTTCCAGAACAAAAGAGCAAGACTGGCAAAATATTCAGAGTCTGACTCACTTTAGTCATAAGCTGAAATTAGCTCATATTTATACAGTGATTGAACGTAATGGTATGCCGGTACTGACATCTTCCAGTGCATCTGAAAAAGAGCTTGAAAGTAATAAATATGTCCGTTTTTTTGATTCGTACCGTGACGCCAGTCCAGAATTGTTGCAAGCATTACATGAAAAACGAGTCATCATTACTAATTACACGGATCGCTGGGGAGACTTCCGGGCCGTTTTTGTGCCTGTGAGTTCCGCAGATGGCACGGCTTATATTGCTGGTGCTGAAGTTTCTTTGGCTGATTATTATAGCCATCTCCATGGGCAAATCCTGCATCTGGCAGGGTTTTCCATTTTTTTGTTTATTGATTTCAGTATATTTCTTGTCATTTACATTTCTTATTCTATTTATCTCTCATACAGCCGTAGCCGGGCTGCAGTTCTGGAAGCTCAGCAGGAGTCTGCAGAAGCAGCAAATCAGGCTAAAAGTCGTTTTGTTGCAGTCATGAGTCATGAACTAAGAACGCCGCTAAATGGCGTTATTGGTGCAACAGAGTTACTGACCGGGACGCAATTGAATTCTGCTCAGCAAGAATATCTTCATGTTATACATTCCGGTAGTAAATCGCTTTTGTCGATTGTCAATGAACTCCTTGACTTGTCGAAGATAGAAGCTGGTCAGGAATCTTTGGAAGCTGATAACTTTGCACTTGAGCCATTTCTGCAGTTGATACTCAGCCAGATTCAGCCTCAGTTATCTTCGCCGGATATTCAATTGACTTATCATCTGTCTGAACATGTTCCGGGTTTTATCCGGGCTGATGAGGATAAATTGCGGCGAATTCTGTTGAACCTTTGTAGTAATGCAGCAAAGTATACAGAGCAGGGCCAAATTCATGTTGAAATTGTCGCTGAATTAACGAAAAACGAGGAACAGTTAAAGCTCGGGTTCAGGATTCAGGACACCGGGATAGGAATGTCATCTGAAGAGGTTGAGCAGCTATTTCAGCCATTTACCAGAATCCGCAGCTATCATCAGAAAAAACAAATTCAGGGAACAGGGCTGGGATTAACGATTAGTCGTCATTTGGTACAGATGATGGGGGGGGATATTACGGTAGAGAGCCGATCGGGTGTTGGCAGCTTGTTTTCATTTGATGTTTATGTTCAGTCTGTCGATTTTTTAGCCAGACAGATATCCGGTGACTGCCATGATACATTCTCTGCTGCTCAGGCGCCGCAACTTCGTGCTCTGGTTGTGGATGATAGTGAAGTTAATCAGTATGTAGCCAGAAAGATGCTTGAAAAAGCGGGGCATCTGGCAGAAACATCCGGAGATTGTGATGAAGTGCTTCAACTGGTGCAGATGAAAGCTTACGATGTCATTTTAATGGATATCAATATTGATGGAGAAATGACCGGGACAGACCTGACTAACCGAATCCGGCAGATGCCGAATATTAGTCAGCCTTACATTAGTGCCTATACTGCAAATGCTTATGCTCAGGATATCCGGAAATATTATGAGAGTGGGATGGACGATGTTTTGATTAAACCAATACAATTAAAAAGTCTCAGAGAGTTGTTACTGCGTGTACAAAAATCCTCTGAAGATAAGGACAGTGTGGCTGCTGACAATTTCTGA
- a CDS encoding glycerol dehydrogenase: MGNLPRTVTSPTKFMIGSDQLAQMAEYVSPLGNNAFILSSRSNFDRVESQAIPVLKEAGIGYTIEKFNRQCTEAEIQRLGKIVVQKGADVVVGVGGGQALDCAKAVAYYQKLPLVLYPTVASTDAPCTALSVIYTEDDKFERYLFLPRNPDVVVADTGILAAAPQYFFSAGVGDALATYFEARACYQADGVNLVLKRPSRTGVGLARLCYQLLSENVEKAMEAVRDKVITPALEQTLEATIYLSGVGAEAGGLAAAHAVNNGMSVIPDLHDTQHGEKVVFGLLTQLVLEDAPQAEFDEVLKIAKAAELPLTLKEMGLKSFIEADWRRVAEVACDEKDTMSNMPLPVSSDDVYQAMIKANEIAESYHMA; encoded by the coding sequence ATGGGTAATTTGCCACGTACAGTAACTTCACCAACCAAATTCATGATTGGGTCAGATCAACTGGCACAGATGGCAGAGTACGTTTCTCCGCTGGGGAACAATGCGTTTATCTTGTCCAGCCGGTCTAATTTTGACCGGGTTGAATCTCAGGCGATACCGGTACTGAAAGAAGCAGGAATTGGTTATACGATTGAGAAATTTAACCGTCAGTGTACGGAAGCTGAGATTCAGCGCCTGGGCAAAATCGTGGTTCAGAAGGGTGCTGATGTCGTCGTCGGGGTTGGTGGCGGTCAGGCGCTGGATTGCGCCAAAGCCGTTGCTTATTACCAGAAGCTGCCGCTTGTGCTGTATCCGACGGTTGCTTCGACGGATGCGCCCTGTACTGCCTTGTCTGTGATTTATACCGAAGATGATAAGTTCGAACGTTATCTGTTTTTACCCCGTAATCCTGATGTGGTGGTGGCGGACACCGGGATTCTTGCCGCAGCGCCTCAATATTTCTTTTCCGCTGGTGTCGGCGATGCACTGGCAACTTACTTCGAAGCCAGAGCCTGTTATCAGGCCGATGGTGTTAATCTGGTGTTGAAAAGGCCGTCAAGGACCGGCGTCGGGTTAGCACGTTTGTGTTATCAGTTGTTGAGTGAGAATGTGGAAAAAGCGATGGAAGCTGTCCGGGATAAAGTGATTACACCGGCACTGGAACAAACGCTGGAAGCGACCATTTATCTGAGCGGGGTTGGCGCTGAAGCTGGCGGACTGGCAGCAGCGCATGCAGTGAACAACGGGATGTCGGTTATCCCTGATCTGCATGACACCCAGCATGGCGAAAAAGTTGTGTTTGGCCTGCTGACGCAGCTGGTGCTGGAAGATGCCCCGCAGGCAGAGTTTGATGAGGTACTCAAGATTGCCAAAGCAGCGGAGCTGCCGTTAACCCTGAAAGAAATGGGCCTGAAGTCCTTTATTGAGGCAGACTGGCGCCGGGTTGCTGAGGTGGCATGTGATGAGAAAGATACGATGAGTAATATGCCGTTGCCGGTCAGTTCGGACGATGTTTATCAGGCCATGATCAAAGCGAATGAAATTGCTGAATCTTATCACATGGCCTGA
- a CDS encoding GrpB family protein, whose protein sequence is MRLLQERFRATISMAIPDNCSDKRLDKQSSEQDFITRADMLGCALHRDEHKYRDTEMARITIKAADPQWPQAFERIAQQLQNTLTTLALRIDHIGSTSVPGLPAKDVIDIQITVNSIGHPEIAKKLTQAGYLHLPEIQSDNLVGENADSPELKKLYFREKPGEREAHIHIREAGRLNQKYPLLFRDFLRQDVMVRDAYAKVKQELAARFPDDADSYYAIKDPYMDTIYRAACLWQAGKISRR, encoded by the coding sequence TTGAGGCTGCTTCAGGAACGATTCCGTGCAACTATTTCAATGGCTATTCCGGACAATTGCTCTGATAAACGCCTTGATAAACAATCTTCAGAACAGGATTTCATCACCAGAGCGGATATGTTAGGTTGTGCGCTTCACCGGGATGAACACAAATACAGGGACACTGAAATGGCACGCATCACAATCAAAGCCGCCGATCCGCAATGGCCGCAGGCATTCGAACGAATCGCACAACAGCTGCAAAATACACTAACCACGCTGGCACTGCGCATTGATCATATTGGTTCAACCTCCGTGCCGGGCCTTCCGGCAAAGGATGTGATTGACATTCAGATAACCGTCAACTCTATCGGACATCCGGAGATCGCTAAAAAATTAACTCAGGCAGGCTATCTGCACCTGCCAGAAATTCAGTCAGATAACTTAGTCGGGGAAAACGCAGATTCCCCCGAACTGAAAAAGCTGTACTTCAGGGAAAAACCGGGAGAGCGCGAAGCGCATATTCATATTCGTGAGGCAGGCCGGCTCAATCAGAAATATCCGTTGCTGTTCAGAGATTTTCTGCGTCAGGATGTGATGGTCAGGGACGCTTATGCAAAGGTAAAACAGGAACTTGCAGCCCGTTTTCCTGACGATGCAGACTCCTACTACGCGATTAAAGATCCGTATATGGACACCATTTACCGTGCAGCATGCCTGTGGCAAGCAGGAAAAATTTCCCGGCGATAA
- a CDS encoding response regulator, with protein sequence MILIVEDELSLAGVLAEYLQHSGYDTHMIDDGAEVIDWVKQYSPQLIILDLMLPNRDGLDIYRELRTFSDVPVMMATARVDEIDRLLGLELGADDYICKPYSPREVVARVKNVLRRTAPVDLTSGQQKAAANPLKLDEARMQVWVKGQLLELTPAEFRLLAHLSRHAGHVYNREQLMDQIYDDGRIVTDRTIDSHIKNLRKKIMTVSEECDWIKSVYGVGYRFEAHDGS encoded by the coding sequence ATGATCCTAATTGTGGAAGATGAGTTATCACTGGCCGGCGTTCTGGCAGAATATCTGCAGCACAGTGGTTATGACACACATATGATTGATGATGGTGCAGAAGTGATTGACTGGGTGAAGCAGTATTCGCCACAGCTGATTATTCTGGACTTAATGCTGCCCAACCGTGACGGACTGGATATTTACCGCGAATTGCGGACATTCAGTGATGTGCCGGTGATGATGGCGACGGCACGGGTGGATGAAATTGATCGGTTACTGGGGCTGGAGCTGGGCGCAGATGATTATATCTGCAAACCTTACAGCCCGCGGGAAGTGGTTGCCCGGGTAAAAAATGTGCTCCGGCGTACTGCGCCGGTGGATTTGACGTCAGGTCAGCAAAAAGCCGCAGCAAACCCGCTGAAACTGGACGAAGCCAGAATGCAGGTTTGGGTGAAAGGTCAGTTGCTGGAGCTGACACCTGCAGAGTTCAGGTTGCTGGCTCATTTATCCCGCCATGCGGGACATGTTTACAATCGTGAACAGTTGATGGATCAGATTTATGATGACGGCCGGATCGTGACGGACCGGACGATTGACAGCCATATTAAAAATCTGCGAAAAAAAATTATGACGGTCAGTGAAGAGTGTGACTGGATCAAATCGGTTTACGGTGTTGGTTACCGGTTTGAAGCGCACGACGGAAGCTGA
- a CDS encoding ATP-binding protein has translation MRISFFHRLFFSLLLTSGLLLAGMSLLINAGFKDGLQNYLNREEIAKAELLAAQVADYYSQSYGWRRMRQAPYLWAGLIRQLGEQPPPRDLPHPPRHAPALNPARTQTSALVPLSVRLNLLNADGDSVLGRPENLTVQSPDYQLQRVPIMLKDQRIGWVSVLQSKQISGPLAESFLYSQSRNIFTITVAALVISLIFAFALVSYLLKPLKALHRGAQRVAQGDLDYRIQQRGNHEVTDVIDEFNQLVETLKRQKQMREQWLSDISHELRTPLAVLRSELEAIQDGIRPMNPEYIDSLHRQVLNLGKLVDDLYALSVSDAGAVTDFAGQPVDVAGLLSDVTESFSHRLREKNIRLVCDADRFSPLWVNGDTKQLRQLFHNLLENSFRYTDDGGEVQVSVSAKQPELIHLLFADSPPGVPDVALPKLFDRLYRVDKSRSRANGGSGLGLAICSNIVAQHGGSIVAQHASLGGVQIIVKLPCDHGRSGKKDTG, from the coding sequence ATGCGTATCTCATTCTTTCACCGGTTATTTTTCTCATTACTACTGACCAGTGGTTTGTTGCTGGCAGGTATGAGCCTGTTGATCAATGCTGGTTTTAAAGATGGCCTGCAGAATTACCTGAACCGGGAAGAGATAGCGAAAGCAGAGTTACTGGCAGCGCAGGTCGCGGATTATTATTCGCAATCATACGGCTGGCGGCGGATGCGTCAGGCACCTTATCTATGGGCGGGGCTGATTCGTCAGCTGGGAGAGCAGCCGCCACCGCGTGATTTACCGCACCCGCCGCGGCATGCACCTGCTCTGAATCCGGCCCGGACTCAGACTTCTGCGCTGGTACCGCTGAGCGTCCGGCTGAATTTGCTGAATGCGGATGGTGATTCGGTGCTGGGGCGGCCGGAGAATCTGACGGTGCAGTCGCCGGATTATCAGCTTCAGCGGGTGCCCATTATGCTGAAAGATCAGCGAATTGGCTGGGTGAGTGTGCTGCAAAGCAAACAGATTTCCGGGCCACTGGCTGAAAGCTTTTTGTATTCACAATCCCGCAATATATTCACGATTACTGTGGCTGCACTGGTGATTTCACTGATATTTGCCTTTGCGCTGGTCAGTTACCTGCTCAAACCGCTCAAAGCCTTGCATCGTGGCGCTCAGCGGGTGGCGCAGGGTGATCTGGATTACCGGATTCAACAGCGGGGTAATCATGAGGTGACGGATGTGATCGATGAATTTAACCAGCTGGTGGAGACACTGAAGCGGCAAAAACAGATGCGTGAGCAGTGGTTGTCTGATATTTCCCATGAGCTGCGCACACCGCTGGCTGTATTGCGCAGTGAGCTGGAAGCAATACAGGATGGTATCCGGCCGATGAATCCCGAATATATTGATTCTCTGCACCGGCAGGTACTGAATTTAGGCAAACTGGTAGATGACTTATATGCTTTGTCGGTTTCTGATGCGGGTGCGGTAACTGATTTCGCCGGGCAGCCGGTCGATGTAGCGGGCCTGCTGTCGGATGTGACGGAGAGTTTTTCCCACCGGTTGCGGGAAAAAAATATCCGTTTGGTCTGTGATGCGGACAGATTCTCTCCTTTATGGGTGAATGGTGATACCAAGCAGCTCCGGCAATTATTTCATAATCTGCTGGAGAACAGTTTTCGCTATACTGATGACGGCGGGGAAGTTCAGGTGAGTGTTTCGGCAAAGCAGCCGGAATTGATTCATTTATTGTTTGCGGACAGCCCGCCCGGTGTCCCGGATGTGGCACTGCCAAAACTGTTTGATCGTTTATACCGGGTGGATAAATCGCGCAGCCGGGCGAATGGCGGGTCGGGACTTGGGCTGGCCATCTGCAGTAATATTGTTGCGCAGCATGGTGGCAGTATTGTTGCGCAGCATGCCTCTTTAGGCGGGGTACAAATAATTGTGAAACTCCCGTGTGATCACGGGAGATCAGGCAAAAAAGACACCGGATAA
- a CDS encoding MipA/OmpV family protein: protein MRRIRYRRQLLITLSLFIQAPAGTSAQEQHWGISAITRQASVPYEIAGHSGPVSSFIPGLHVDNRYFFLDGLAGGIYLHHPEQSPWSLSALVRFRFVDHPDSGENGIEDDATDFGAQLRYQLSERWRTELEFMSDKEDRHHANLRIKARYETESLRLEPAFTVRYKDADFNSAYYALSGVTGEQTDAGTDTTLALNVRYHVFSSLYLLGGVSLTRLDSQAYHSDIINHRYQNTYHLGFGFFKDKTRPYRKTLKNRPYIRLAHGWATPSDVEEIFILQNKQDHHNNQLTSVFYGYPLTDELFGSRVDVYLTPGIAHHWSSSVQRSGTEYVIAIKGYWHFDWPFSWRFGVAEGLSYIDSVSYIEATEIYQDGDEPSRLLNYLDFSFDINAGKLFSQPDWEHIRIGYTMHHRSGLFKASPQFERLKGGSNYNMIYLQYEF from the coding sequence ATGAGGCGTATCCGATACAGAAGGCAGCTCCTGATAACGCTGTCATTATTTATTCAGGCCCCGGCGGGCACGTCTGCGCAGGAGCAGCACTGGGGCATTTCTGCGATCACCCGTCAGGCATCGGTCCCTTATGAGATTGCCGGTCATTCGGGGCCGGTCAGCAGTTTTATTCCCGGCCTTCATGTTGATAACCGGTATTTTTTCCTCGACGGGCTGGCTGGCGGTATCTATCTTCATCATCCGGAGCAATCACCGTGGTCACTGAGTGCTCTGGTGCGCTTTCGTTTTGTCGATCATCCCGATTCCGGTGAAAACGGGATTGAAGATGATGCAACCGACTTCGGCGCTCAGTTACGTTATCAACTCAGTGAAAGATGGCGGACAGAGTTAGAATTCATGAGTGACAAAGAAGATCGCCACCACGCAAATCTGCGGATTAAAGCGCGTTATGAAACCGAAAGCTTGCGCCTGGAACCGGCTTTCACAGTCCGGTATAAAGATGCAGATTTCAACAGCGCTTACTACGCCCTGTCCGGTGTGACCGGTGAACAAACGGATGCGGGGACAGACACCACACTCGCTCTCAACGTTCGCTACCATGTCTTCTCCAGCCTTTACCTGTTGGGCGGCGTCAGTCTGACCCGGCTGGATAGTCAGGCCTATCACAGCGACATCATCAATCACAGATATCAGAATACGTATCATCTTGGCTTTGGCTTTTTTAAAGATAAAACCAGACCCTACCGGAAAACTCTGAAAAACCGCCCTTATATTCGTCTGGCTCATGGCTGGGCGACACCCTCTGATGTGGAAGAAATTTTCATTTTACAGAATAAACAGGATCACCATAACAACCAGCTCACCTCGGTGTTTTACGGATATCCGTTAACCGATGAGCTGTTTGGCAGCCGGGTGGATGTCTATCTGACACCGGGCATCGCCCATCACTGGTCGTCATCCGTCCAGCGTTCAGGTACTGAATATGTCATTGCAATCAAAGGCTACTGGCACTTTGACTGGCCGTTTTCATGGCGTTTTGGCGTAGCGGAGGGATTATCCTATATCGACTCCGTCAGTTACATTGAAGCCACAGAAATCTATCAGGACGGGGATGAACCCAGCCGCTTATTGAATTACCTCGATTTCTCTTTCGATATCAATGCCGGAAAACTATTCAGTCAGCCAGACTGGGAACATATCCGGATTGGTTACACGATGCATCACCGTTCCGGTCTGTTTAAAGCCTCTCCCCAGTTTGAACGGCTCAAAGGCGGCAGTAATTACAACATGATTTACCTTCAGTATGAGTTTTAA